From Phragmites australis chromosome 5, lpPhrAust1.1, whole genome shotgun sequence, a single genomic window includes:
- the LOC133918976 gene encoding gamma carbonic anhydrase-like 2, mitochondrial, with amino-acid sequence MAAASLSRRATAAAVAPSLRRLLSATSTASISPAVPSTPPPRSAATAASVGADRVRWDYRGQRQLVPLGQWMPKVAVDAYVAPEAVLAGQVTVHDGASVWSGSVLRGDLNKITLGFCTNVQERCVLHAAWSTPIGLPAETLVDRYVTVGAYCLLRSCTIEPECIIGQHSILMEGSLVETNSILEAGSVLPPGRRIPTGELWTGNPARFVRKLTNEEIMEIPKLAVAINDLMQSHFSEFLPYSTAYLEVEKLKKSFSIPL; translated from the exons ATGGCGgctgcctccctctcccgcCGCGCCACCGCGGCCGCGGTGGCGCcctccctccgccgcctcctctccgcAACCTCCACGGCCTCCATCTCCCCCGCCGTGCCATCCACCCCGCCGCCTCGCAGCGCGGCCACCGCGGCCTCGGTGGGGGCGGATCGGGTGCGGTGGGACTACCGCGGCCAGCGGCAGCTGGTGCCACTGGGCCAGTGGATGCCCAAGGTGGCGGTGGATGCGTACGTGGCCCCCGAGGCCGTGCTTGCCGGGCAGGTCACCGTCCACGACGGCGCCTCCGTCTGGAGCGGCTCCGTGCTGCGGGGTGACCTCAACAAGATCACGCTCGGCTTCTGCACCAACGTCCAGGAGCGATGCGTCCTCCACGCCGCCTGGTCGACACCCATAG GACTTCCAGCTGAGACTCTTGTTGACCGATATGTGACAGTGGGCGCCTACTGTCTGTTGCGCTCATGCACCATTGAGCCTGAGTGCATCATTGGTCAGCACTCCATCCTCATGGAAGGATCATTGGTCGAAACCAACTCAATCCTTGAAGCTGGCTCCGTTCTGCCTCCTGGAAGAAGGATTCCGACTGGTGAACTCTGGACTGGGAACCCAGCCAGGTTTGTTCGGAAGCTGACCAATGAAGAGATCATGGAGATTCCAAAGCTCGCAGTTGCAATCAATGATCTGATGCAAAGCCATTTCTCAGAGTTCCTCCCTTACTCTACTGCTTATTTGGAGGTAGAGAAGCTGAAGAAGTCGTTTTCAATTCCTCTGTAA